Proteins encoded together in one Streptomyces umbrinus window:
- a CDS encoding beta-class carbonic anhydrase: MTTSASVPTEPGDAISNGGTVTDRLVEANEQYAAAFTDPGMDARPVLHVAVVACMDARLDLHDALGLELGDCHTIRNAGGVVTDDVIRSLTISQRALGTRSVVLIHHTGCGLESLTEDFRHDLEMEVGQRPAWAVEAFRDVEQDVRQSMQRVRTSPFLLHTDDVRGFVFDVKTGLLREIDPT; the protein is encoded by the coding sequence ATGACGACTTCCGCATCCGTTCCCACTGAGCCCGGAGACGCCATATCCAACGGCGGCACCGTCACCGACCGCCTCGTCGAGGCGAACGAGCAGTACGCCGCCGCGTTCACCGATCCCGGCATGGACGCCCGTCCCGTGCTGCACGTCGCGGTCGTGGCGTGCATGGACGCCCGCCTCGACCTGCACGACGCTCTGGGCCTGGAGCTCGGCGACTGCCACACCATCCGCAACGCGGGCGGTGTGGTCACCGACGACGTGATCCGCTCCCTCACCATCAGCCAGCGCGCGCTCGGCACCCGCAGTGTCGTACTGATCCACCACACCGGCTGCGGCCTGGAGTCCCTCACCGAGGACTTCCGGCACGACCTGGAGATGGAGGTCGGCCAGCGCCCGGCGTGGGCCGTGGAGGCCTTCCGGGACGTCGAACAGGACGTGCGGCAGTCCATGCAGCGGGTGCGCACCTCTCCATTCCTTCTGCACACGGACGACGTACGTGGTTTCGTGTTCGATGTGAAGACGGGCCTGCTGCGTGAGATAGACCCCACCTGA
- the rsmH gene encoding 16S rRNA (cytosine(1402)-N(4))-methyltransferase RsmH → MTQSRHVPVMLQRCLDMLAPALESPGAVVVDCTLGLGGHSEALLARFPEARLVALDRDKEALRLSGDRLAPFGDRATLVHAVYDELPDVLDRLDLPRVQGVLFDLGVSSMQLDEADRGFAYAQDAPLDMRMDQTTGISAAEVLNTYPAGELVRILRAYGEEKQAKRIVSAVVRERDKEPFSNSARLVELIRDSLPQAAKRTGGNPAKRTFQALRIEVNGELTVLERAIPAAVKSLAVGGRIAVLSYHSLEDRLVKQVFAAGAANTAPPGLPVVPERYQPRLKLLTRGAELPTEEEVAENRRAAPARLRGAQRIREDAE, encoded by the coding sequence TTGACCCAGAGCCGACATGTCCCGGTGATGCTCCAGCGATGCCTGGACATGTTGGCACCCGCGCTGGAGAGCCCGGGAGCAGTCGTCGTCGACTGCACTCTCGGCCTCGGCGGCCACAGCGAGGCCCTGCTCGCCCGATTCCCCGAGGCCCGCCTCGTCGCCCTCGACCGCGACAAGGAGGCGCTGCGCCTCTCCGGGGACCGGCTCGCCCCCTTCGGTGACCGGGCCACCCTGGTGCACGCGGTCTACGACGAACTCCCCGACGTGCTCGACCGCCTGGACCTCCCGCGCGTCCAGGGCGTCCTCTTCGACCTCGGCGTCTCATCCATGCAACTCGACGAGGCCGACCGCGGCTTCGCGTACGCCCAGGACGCCCCGCTCGACATGCGCATGGACCAGACGACCGGCATCAGCGCCGCCGAGGTGCTCAACACCTACCCGGCGGGCGAACTCGTCCGGATCCTCAGGGCGTACGGCGAGGAGAAGCAGGCCAAGCGGATCGTCTCCGCGGTCGTGCGCGAACGCGACAAGGAGCCCTTCAGCAACAGCGCACGGCTCGTCGAACTGATCCGCGACTCCCTGCCGCAGGCCGCCAAGCGCACCGGCGGCAACCCCGCCAAGCGCACCTTCCAGGCACTGCGCATCGAGGTCAACGGCGAACTCACCGTCCTGGAGAGGGCGATCCCCGCCGCCGTGAAGTCGCTCGCCGTCGGCGGCCGGATCGCCGTGCTGTCCTACCACTCCCTGGAGGACCGGCTGGTCAAGCAGGTGTTCGCCGCGGGAGCCGCCAACACCGCACCGCCCGGCCTGCCGGTCGTCCCCGAGCGCTACCAGCCCCGGCTCAAGCTTCTGACGCGCGGTGCCGAACTCCCCACCGAGGAAGAGGTCGCGGAGAACCGGCGGGCCGCCCCGGCGCGGCTGCGCGGGGCACAGCGCATCAGGGAGGACGCCGAGTGA
- a CDS encoding FtsB family cell division protein, which produces MSSRPELRGRAARLARLFPTGPGQAARTPFVLLVVLLLGGGLIGLLVLNSALSEGSFQLDDLQRDTKSLTDEEQALQRDVDAYSAPDALQRRARELGMVPGGDPAFLNPDGSVRGVPSAAAEQSSVSVPVIGPPEVLLPAPSPTPTESQASAGSSTPTETPAPTAPAVPTAAPDPLAETVTEPSPQPTQPATNPGR; this is translated from the coding sequence GTGAGTAGCAGACCCGAACTGCGAGGGAGGGCGGCCCGGCTCGCGCGACTCTTCCCGACGGGCCCCGGACAGGCCGCCCGTACGCCCTTCGTGCTCCTGGTCGTGCTGCTGCTCGGCGGCGGCCTGATCGGACTCCTGGTCCTGAACTCCGCGCTCAGCGAAGGGTCGTTCCAGCTCGACGACCTCCAGAGGGACACCAAGAGCCTCACCGACGAGGAGCAGGCGCTCCAGCGGGACGTGGACGCCTACTCCGCCCCCGACGCACTCCAGCGCCGCGCCCGCGAGCTGGGCATGGTGCCCGGTGGCGACCCGGCCTTCCTCAACCCCGACGGCAGCGTCCGCGGCGTTCCCAGCGCGGCCGCCGAGCAGTCGTCCGTGTCTGTCCCCGTGATCGGCCCGCCCGAGGTGCTCCTCCCCGCGCCGTCCCCGACGCCCACCGAGAGCCAGGCATCCGCGGGGTCCTCGACGCCGACTGAGACCCCGGCACCCACCGCACCCGCCGTGCCCACCGCGGCGCCGGATCCGCTCGCGGAGACGGTCACGGAGCCGTCCCCCCAGCCCACGCAGCCCGCTACGAATCCCGGCAGGTGA